From Flavipsychrobacter sp., a single genomic window includes:
- the plsX gene encoding phosphate acyltransferase PlsX — protein sequence MKIGIDIMGGDYAPLEAIKGVRLFFEQVADDSVHLLLIGDKDAAAPHLHYIEEYSSRYTLIHTNEEIGMNEHPTKAFKEKPNSSIALGFGLMHKGESDAFISAGNTGAMMVGAMYTVKNIEGIQRPTIASPIPRVDGKFNLLLDVGLNADCKPENLQQFAELGSLYVKHVYGVEDPKVGLLNIGEEEGKGNLLAQATYPLLKADESINFIGNVEGRDVFRDRVDVTVCEGFLGNVILKMAESIYHIFKEDRKVEDEFLDNFNYEIYGGTPILGVNAPVVIGHGISHALAFNNMIDVARKMVQSNLIGEFKAHFATN from the coding sequence ATGAAGATAGGGATAGACATTATGGGTGGAGATTATGCTCCACTTGAAGCTATAAAGGGCGTACGTCTGTTTTTTGAGCAGGTGGCAGATGATTCTGTGCACCTGTTACTTATTGGAGACAAAGATGCTGCTGCCCCCCATCTTCATTACATAGAGGAGTATAGTAGTCGTTATACATTAATTCATACCAACGAAGAAATCGGTATGAATGAACATCCTACAAAAGCATTTAAGGAAAAACCTAACTCAAGTATAGCCTTAGGGTTTGGCTTGATGCACAAGGGGGAGTCTGATGCTTTCATTAGCGCGGGTAACACTGGTGCTATGATGGTAGGTGCTATGTATACTGTTAAGAATATTGAAGGGATACAACGTCCTACAATAGCTTCACCAATACCTCGTGTAGATGGTAAGTTCAATCTATTATTAGATGTAGGGCTTAATGCAGATTGTAAGCCAGAAAATCTACAGCAGTTTGCTGAGCTAGGTTCTCTATATGTAAAACACGTATATGGTGTTGAAGACCCTAAGGTGGGTTTGCTAAACATAGGAGAAGAAGAAGGTAAAGGAAACTTGCTGGCACAAGCTACTTATCCATTATTAAAAGCTGATGAGAGTATCAACTTTATTGGTAATGTGGAAGGTCGAGATGTGTTTAGAGATAGAGTGGATGTTACTGTCTGCGAAGGCTTTTTGGGAAATGTGATATTGAAAATGGCAGAGTCCATTTATCACATCTTTAAAGAAGATCGTAAAGTTGAAGATGAATTCCTCGATAACTTCAACTATGAAATATATGGAGGTACTCCAATACTAGGTGTTAATGCGCCTGTTGTAATTGGTCATGGTATCTCACATGCGCTTGCGTTCAATAATATGATTGACGTTGCGCGCAAAATGGTACAATCCAATCTTATTGGTGAGTTTAAAGCTCACTTTGCTACAAACTAA
- a CDS encoding T9SS type A sorting domain-containing protein, producing the protein MKLRILATLAITVTSITANAQTPVWSTDIAPILNNNCATCHRPGGIGSFSLLTYNDAVNKALAIAGAVNTGYMPPWPPDVNYNRLAHERVLAQSDIDKIVKWANGGTPQGDPNLAPPTPTFNPDGDLPGTPDLVTQIPTYTSTATTGDIYQCFVVPSNLTADKFITAFEAIPGNRDIVHHVLVYADTTGTCANLQANSSDPVGYLNFGGVGTDKAILLGIWVPGTQPTQMPKGFGLRIPKNADIVLQVHYPLGSNGKKDSTKIKFYFSPTSSVRDLRLDPILNHTGNFCKQTPTNLYIPAKQTQKFVQESTIWGLVGDVSILGVGPHMHLIGRSINSYGVLPNGDTDKYINIPKWDFGWQGIYNFRKIKKVPQGSKIISEAFYDNTSSNPFNPSNPPKDVSSGEATTDEMMLSYFLWTPYQAGDENIIIDSTFPVFVKQTQTYYNEQEFFAPYPNPASNQLTVKYYFKKSDKVSIDLVDIQGRTVRVFENNKKVNVGYTATTYNTADIPNGVYTLRMLTSEQQMTHKVIINR; encoded by the coding sequence ATGAAACTACGTATTTTAGCTACTCTGGCTATCACTGTCACTTCCATTACTGCAAATGCGCAAACCCCTGTTTGGAGTACAGATATAGCACCTATTCTGAATAATAATTGTGCTACTTGTCACCGCCCCGGAGGTATAGGTTCTTTTAGCCTATTAACCTACAATGATGCTGTGAACAAAGCTTTGGCTATAGCTGGAGCTGTAAACACAGGCTATATGCCTCCTTGGCCTCCAGATGTAAACTATAACAGACTAGCACATGAGAGAGTACTGGCTCAATCGGATATTGATAAAATTGTGAAATGGGCTAATGGTGGCACTCCACAGGGAGACCCTAACTTAGCGCCACCAACGCCAACATTTAACCCAGATGGTGATTTACCAGGCACACCTGATTTGGTAACCCAAATACCAACATACACCTCAACGGCTACTACAGGAGACATCTATCAATGTTTTGTAGTACCAAGTAATCTAACAGCAGATAAGTTCATTACCGCTTTTGAAGCTATTCCCGGCAACAGAGATATTGTACACCATGTACTGGTTTATGCAGACACTACGGGTACTTGCGCCAACCTTCAGGCCAACTCTTCTGACCCTGTAGGCTACCTTAACTTTGGTGGTGTGGGTACTGATAAGGCTATACTTTTAGGTATATGGGTACCTGGCACACAACCTACTCAAATGCCTAAAGGCTTTGGATTACGTATACCAAAAAATGCAGATATTGTTCTTCAAGTACACTATCCACTTGGTTCTAACGGTAAAAAGGACAGTACGAAGATCAAATTCTATTTCTCTCCTACTTCTAGTGTAAGAGACCTTCGTTTGGATCCTATACTTAACCATACGGGCAATTTCTGTAAGCAAACACCAACCAACCTTTACATCCCTGCTAAGCAAACACAAAAGTTTGTTCAAGAGTCTACCATTTGGGGACTAGTTGGCGATGTATCAATACTTGGGGTTGGACCTCATATGCACTTAATAGGCAGAAGCATTAATTCTTATGGCGTATTACCTAATGGAGATACAGACAAATACATCAACATACCTAAATGGGATTTTGGCTGGCAAGGGATCTATAATTTCCGAAAGATCAAAAAAGTACCTCAGGGGTCTAAAATAATATCTGAAGCATTCTACGATAACACTTCTAGCAATCCTTTCAATCCTAGCAACCCACCTAAAGATGTATCATCAGGAGAAGCCACAACAGATGAAATGATGTTAAGCTATTTCTTGTGGACACCATACCAAGCAGGTGATGAGAATATTATTATTGACAGCACCTTCCCTGTATTTGTAAAGCAGACACAAACTTACTATAACGAGCAAGAGTTTTTTGCTCCATACCCTAATCCTGCCAGCAATCAACTTACCGTCAAATATTACTTCAAAAAATCAGACAAAGTGAGTATTGATCTGGTAGATATTCAAGGTAGAACAGTAAGAGTTTTTGAAAACAATAAAAAAGTGAATGTAGGCTATACAGCAACTACTTATAATACTGCAGATATTCCAAACGGAGTGTATACACTAAGAATGCTTACTTCCGAGCAGCAAATGACACATAAGGTCATTATCAATAGGTAA
- a CDS encoding DUF177 domain-containing protein, which translates to MKYNREFEIAWQGLKPGVHIYEYELDDKLFEGREVVRDFSDLDAQVTLKFDKKTNFFMCHFDIDGSVTASCDRCGQDFKLRLWDEFDLIIKLTGAEEAEEIDEDADVVYIARSETVLNISDWLYEFVMLSIPLQKVHPDNAKGEPGCDPKVLELLNKLTETDEVKNSIWKGLESFKNKEDNKRKSK; encoded by the coding sequence ATGAAGTACAATCGTGAATTTGAAATAGCTTGGCAGGGGTTAAAACCCGGGGTTCATATTTATGAATATGAGCTTGATGATAAGTTGTTTGAAGGCAGGGAGGTAGTTAGAGATTTTAGTGATTTGGATGCTCAGGTAACGCTGAAGTTTGATAAAAAGACCAACTTCTTTATGTGTCATTTTGATATAGATGGCAGCGTTACAGCGTCTTGTGATAGATGTGGGCAAGATTTCAAGCTTAGATTATGGGATGAATTTGATCTTATAATAAAGCTTACAGGAGCGGAAGAAGCGGAAGAAATAGATGAGGATGCTGATGTGGTTTATATCGCTCGCTCTGAAACTGTATTAAATATAAGTGATTGGTTGTACGAATTTGTAATGTTAAGTATACCTTTGCAAAAAGTACATCCAGATAATGCTAAGGGAGAGCCGGGTTGCGACCCTAAAGTATTAGAATTATTAAATAAACTTACCGAAACCGACGAGGTGAAAAACTCCATCTGGAAGGGTTTGGAAAGCTTTAAGAATAAAGAAGACAATAAACGTAAATCGAAATAA
- the rocF gene encoding arginase, which translates to MRNIKIIEVNSEIGAGTRGASLGIEAMKVAALDFMSSFFVNFPSEKIETENHLLYEPITSPYAKRIQGINTMYDRVSQSVKETLNSGLFPLVLAGDHSTAGGTIAGIKMAYPKDELGVVWIDAHADLHTPYTTPSGNMHGMPLAASLGEDNIECKVHNLDKETASLWDKLKNIGDINPKIKPENIVFIALRDYEEQEKEIIKKYGIKIITVQEVRRKGIENVVKNTYLHLAHCEHIYVSFDVDSLDSSISRGTGTPVSNGLKLREADDMIAAFVQNRKLCCLEVTEVNPTLDSENLMAEMAFNILQRSVNLLLVN; encoded by the coding sequence ATGCGGAATATTAAAATAATAGAAGTAAACTCGGAAATAGGAGCAGGAACAAGAGGCGCAAGTCTTGGTATAGAAGCTATGAAAGTGGCTGCGCTTGATTTCATGAGTAGTTTTTTTGTCAATTTTCCTTCAGAAAAAATAGAAACAGAGAACCACCTACTTTACGAACCTATCACTTCTCCATACGCTAAACGAATACAAGGTATCAACACCATGTATGATCGTGTTTCTCAATCAGTAAAAGAGACGTTGAATTCAGGGCTATTCCCTCTTGTTTTGGCAGGGGATCATAGTACTGCTGGAGGTACTATTGCAGGAATAAAAATGGCTTACCCTAAAGATGAGCTAGGTGTAGTTTGGATAGATGCACACGCAGACTTACATACGCCATACACTACTCCTTCAGGCAACATGCATGGCATGCCTTTAGCAGCATCACTAGGAGAAGACAATATAGAATGTAAGGTGCACAACCTTGATAAAGAGACTGCTTCTTTATGGGATAAACTAAAAAATATTGGCGACATCAATCCTAAAATAAAGCCCGAAAATATTGTCTTTATTGCATTAAGAGATTATGAAGAACAAGAGAAAGAGATCATAAAGAAATACGGCATAAAAATAATTACCGTACAAGAGGTAAGAAGAAAAGGTATAGAGAACGTAGTAAAAAACACCTATCTACACCTAGCTCATTGCGAACATATATACGTATCTTTTGATGTAGACTCTTTAGACAGCTCTATCTCCAGAGGTACAGGCACACCTGTGAGCAATGGTCTAAAACTTCGTGAAGCCGACGATATGATCGCTGCTTTTGTACAAAACCGTAAACTATGTTGCTTAGAAGTAACAGAAGTAAACCCTACGTTGGATTCGGAGAATCTTATGGCAGAAATGGCCTTTAATATATTGCAAAGAAGTGTAAACCTTCTACTTGTCAACTAA
- a CDS encoding DUF58 domain-containing protein, giving the protein MEIKEHRIVENLELLATQAVEGFIIGLHKSPFHGFSVEFAEHRLYNDGDSLKHIDWRIYGKTDKLFVKRYEEETNLRCCLVVDTSTSMRFPKIEGKYSKLEFSAIAAASIMQLLKKQLDAASLALFDEHIHYFSEFRSAQSHYRMLIHQLEAELKKDIEQKKTNAIEAIHNIAEKIHKRSLVILFSDMIDDAENSEQLFEALQHLRYNKHEVILFHVIDGDQELHFDFENRPYEFVDMETGEKLKLQPQQIKEDYIQRVEEFRKTVEEKCLQYRIDYNIVDLTKDVGQVLNAFLLKRNKLL; this is encoded by the coding sequence ATGGAAATTAAGGAACATAGGATCGTTGAGAACTTGGAGCTATTGGCTACACAAGCGGTAGAGGGGTTTATAATTGGTCTTCATAAAAGCCCTTTTCATGGTTTTTCAGTTGAGTTTGCCGAACATAGACTATATAACGATGGGGATTCTTTAAAACATATTGACTGGCGTATATACGGTAAGACGGATAAGCTGTTTGTAAAAAGATATGAGGAGGAAACCAATTTAAGGTGCTGTTTGGTGGTAGATACCTCTACTTCTATGCGTTTCCCAAAAATAGAAGGCAAGTATAGCAAATTAGAATTCTCTGCTATTGCTGCTGCTTCTATCATGCAGTTGCTAAAAAAACAATTAGATGCAGCTTCTCTAGCCCTATTTGATGAACATATCCACTATTTTTCAGAGTTTAGGTCGGCTCAAAGCCACTACAGGATGTTGATACACCAACTGGAAGCGGAGTTGAAAAAAGACATTGAGCAAAAGAAAACTAATGCTATAGAAGCTATCCACAATATAGCAGAGAAGATACATAAGCGTTCTTTAGTTATTCTTTTTAGTGATATGATCGATGATGCAGAGAACTCAGAACAGCTTTTTGAAGCCCTACAGCATTTGCGCTACAACAAGCATGAGGTTATCTTATTTCATGTAATAGATGGAGATCAAGAACTACATTTTGATTTTGAGAACAGACCCTATGAGTTTGTAGATATGGAGACAGGAGAAAAATTAAAACTACAACCACAGCAAATAAAGGAAGACTATATCCAAAGAGTGGAAGAGTTTAGGAAAACAGTGGAGGAGAAGTGTTTGCAATACAGAATAGACTATAATATTGTGGATTTGACCAAGGATGTGGGGCAGGTGCTCAATGCCTTTTTATTGAAAAGAAATAAATTACTCTAA
- a CDS encoding lytic transglycosylase domain-containing protein has translation MKLVPIKHIIFTTIVLAGMQTYLAKAQDRAIPSLDAHEMLVTQADTYIIKKGVKPADKPLAEVEQAKAFKPVPLASNKTYFGTKSFTVNKFVRNYLKSHNKTLSVVQERSLEHFPVIDQVLDEYKVPRELKYLSVIESALNNNARSPVGAVGPWQFMASTGRLMGLRVNRYKDERKDWLKSTHAAAKYLTMLYEDLDDWLLVVAAYNSGPRPVIRAINKTGSTNFWDIKPYLPRETQNHVLRFVATATIFEDLSELIGSSDIPAVINYAAIKAAKQAAIEAEKNKPVSPYTDEELANMAIVRINAPISFDLMEMELNIDNKLLRKWNIGYEDFVYSAQADKQYQLRIPKDKLNSFLEKKEFLTKRSIKVFSSQNM, from the coding sequence ATGAAACTTGTGCCTATTAAACATATAATATTTACTACGATAGTGTTAGCAGGTATGCAAACCTACCTTGCTAAGGCTCAGGACAGAGCTATACCTAGTCTTGATGCCCATGAAATGTTGGTGACCCAAGCGGACACCTACATTATTAAAAAGGGAGTGAAACCTGCTGATAAGCCATTGGCAGAAGTAGAGCAGGCAAAGGCCTTCAAACCTGTGCCATTGGCTAGTAACAAAACTTATTTTGGCACTAAAAGTTTTACTGTCAATAAATTTGTTCGCAATTACCTTAAATCTCATAACAAGACCCTATCTGTTGTTCAAGAACGTAGCCTTGAGCATTTCCCTGTTATAGACCAAGTTTTAGATGAGTATAAAGTTCCTAGAGAATTAAAATACTTATCTGTTATCGAATCTGCATTGAACAATAATGCACGCTCCCCTGTAGGTGCGGTTGGTCCTTGGCAATTCATGGCTTCTACAGGCCGTTTAATGGGGCTTAGAGTAAATAGATATAAAGACGAGCGAAAAGACTGGCTAAAATCTACACATGCAGCGGCTAAGTACCTTACAATGCTATATGAGGACTTGGACGACTGGCTATTAGTAGTTGCGGCCTATAACAGCGGCCCTAGACCAGTAATAAGAGCAATTAATAAAACCGGTAGTACTAACTTTTGGGATATAAAACCCTACTTGCCTAGAGAAACTCAAAATCATGTGCTAAGGTTCGTAGCTACAGCTACCATATTTGAAGACCTAAGCGAACTTATCGGTTCTTCAGATATACCAGCTGTTATTAATTACGCCGCTATTAAAGCTGCTAAACAAGCTGCAATAGAAGCAGAAAAGAACAAACCTGTCTCTCCATATACTGATGAAGAACTTGCCAACATGGCTATAGTGCGTATTAATGCCCCTATTAGCTTCGACTTGATGGAAATGGAGTTAAATATTGACAATAAGCTATTACGCAAGTGGAATATAGGTTATGAAGACTTTGTTTATAGTGCCCAGGCAGATAAGCAATATC
- a CDS encoding RluA family pseudouridine synthase, translated as MSNKDMDDIWENDDDLEMDEDKSNEAPSIRLQFTVDKKQTALRIDKFLLTKIENATRSKIQQAIEEEKVLVNNAGVKTNYKIRPGDEITVFETRKPESTEIVAEELPLNIAYEDDELLIINKDTGMVVHPGCGNYSGTLVNGLAHYLKKDKDAPELPRVGLVHRIDKNTSGLIVVAKTEEAMAHLAAQFKDHTAHRRYIALVWGDVAEDEGTVIAHIGRHQRFRKKMEAYPDGEIGKEAITHYKVIERFNYVTLLELRLETGRTHQIRVHMKHIGHPLFNDSTYGGDRIVKGTIFSKYKQFIENCFKILQRHALHAKELGITHPKTNERLMFDSELPEDMTSVIEKWKSYTKGITKRINM; from the coding sequence ATGAGTAATAAAGACATGGACGACATTTGGGAGAATGACGATGATCTGGAAATGGATGAAGACAAAAGTAATGAAGCTCCTTCCATCAGATTACAGTTTACTGTAGACAAAAAACAAACTGCCTTAAGGATAGATAAGTTTCTATTAACCAAAATAGAAAATGCTACCAGAAGTAAAATACAGCAAGCTATTGAAGAAGAGAAGGTGCTTGTAAACAATGCAGGTGTAAAGACCAATTATAAAATAAGACCGGGAGATGAGATAACTGTCTTTGAAACTAGAAAGCCAGAATCTACTGAAATAGTAGCAGAAGAATTACCGCTCAATATAGCCTATGAAGATGATGAACTACTCATCATTAACAAAGATACAGGCATGGTAGTACACCCCGGATGTGGTAACTATAGTGGCACCTTAGTGAATGGGCTTGCTCACTACCTCAAGAAAGACAAAGACGCACCTGAACTGCCGAGAGTAGGACTAGTACACCGTATTGATAAAAACACCAGTGGCTTAATCGTTGTTGCAAAGACAGAAGAAGCTATGGCTCATCTTGCTGCACAATTTAAAGACCATACGGCACACCGTAGATATATAGCACTAGTATGGGGAGATGTAGCAGAAGATGAAGGAACTGTAATAGCACACATAGGCAGACACCAACGTTTTAGAAAAAAGATGGAAGCTTACCCTGATGGAGAGATCGGGAAAGAAGCAATTACACACTATAAAGTGATCGAGCGGTTTAATTATGTAACCTTACTGGAGCTAAGGCTGGAAACAGGACGCACGCACCAAATAAGGGTACATATGAAACATATAGGACACCCTTTATTCAATGATTCTACCTATGGAGGTGATAGAATAGTTAAAGGCACTATATTCTCCAAATACAAGCAGTTTATAGAGAACTGCTTTAAAATACTACAACGCCATGCCTTACATGCCAAGGAATTAGGCATCACACATCCTAAAACAAATGAACGTTTGATGTTTGATTCTGAGTTGCCAGAAGACATGACATCTGTTATAGAAAAGTGGAAAAGTTATACAAAAGGTATAACAAAAAGAATAAACATGTAA
- a CDS encoding twin-arginine translocase TatA/TatE family subunit, which produces MSLLTIDPMLLLSLPSGAEWITILIVVIVLFGGKKIPELAKGIGKGIREFNDAKKGVKDEIEAGMKEKENTAS; this is translated from the coding sequence ATGTCTTTATTAACGATAGATCCAATGTTGTTGTTGTCTTTACCTAGTGGAGCTGAGTGGATTACTATTCTTATTGTAGTTATCGTGCTTTTTGGCGGTAAAAAAATTCCTGAGCTTGCAAAAGGTATCGGTAAAGGTATTCGCGAGTTCAATGACGCTAAGAAAGGTGTTAAAGACGAGATCGAAGCAGGTATGAAAGAAAAAGAGAATACTGCTTCTTAA
- a CDS encoding valine--tRNA ligase translates to MELTKNFQHNAAEEKWYKHWNDSGYFTSVPDERPSYTVVIPPPNVTGVLHMGHALNDTVQDILVRRAKMQGYNTCWVPGTDHASIATEAKVVNMLKERGIDKNKLSREEFLEYAWEWKEKYGGIILQQLKKLGCALDWNRTHFTMDEEYYAAVIRVFVELYNKGQIYRGVKMINWDPMAKTALSDEEVIHKQTNSKLYYVRYKLDGDKEEYITIATVRPETILGDTAICVHPEDERYAHLKGRKCYVPLVNREIPIIFDDYIDIEFGTGALKVTPAHDINDYNLGQKHNLQVIDTLNEDGTLSEAAGMYVGQDRFVVRKQIVKDLDAAGHLVKQEDYSNQVGFSERTDAVIEPRLSMQWWCNMEEMAKPALANVLNDEIQFHPAKFKNLYRHWMENIKDWCISRQLSWGQRIPAWYDSENTIYVAKTAEEAHEQYKQQKPDLAAEKPELRQEDDVLDTWFSSWLWPMQVFGWNEDPNNEELNYYYPTKTLVTAPEIIFFWVARMAMAGYEFLGKKPFDQVYFTGIVRDKQGRKMSKQLGNSPDLLGLIEDHGADAVRFSVMISSPAGNDLLYDESTLEQGRNFSNKMWNALKLIKSWEGRTDDSVEDGDLHFALDWMEQRIAKASQQIAELLKDFRLSEGLKTIYSLIWDDFCSWYLEWVKPAQDEAISHHVYQRTVDLFEELLQLLHPYMPFVTEEIYHALRSRKDGNDLIVRQLPVHDTVNEEMLKEGSMLQQIITSIRDARNKNQLKPKDTIKLWIDTQHNSFYDLVQEILRRQINAEHIGFTEEAKQGTISVVVGTDKLYIEANAEVDVAVQKEKLQKELDYLKGFMMSVEKKLSNERFVQNAKPEVVEIERSKKADAEAKMKAIEESLSLL, encoded by the coding sequence ATGGAATTGACAAAGAACTTTCAACACAACGCTGCTGAAGAAAAATGGTATAAGCATTGGAATGATTCAGGCTACTTCACATCAGTACCTGACGAGCGCCCTTCATATACCGTCGTCATTCCTCCGCCAAACGTTACAGGTGTGCTGCATATGGGGCATGCTTTGAATGATACTGTACAGGATATACTAGTTCGTAGAGCCAAAATGCAGGGCTACAATACTTGTTGGGTGCCCGGTACTGACCATGCTTCTATTGCAACAGAGGCTAAGGTGGTAAACATGCTTAAAGAGCGTGGTATAGATAAGAATAAGCTTTCTAGAGAAGAGTTTTTAGAATATGCTTGGGAGTGGAAAGAGAAGTACGGTGGTATTATTCTGCAACAACTTAAAAAGCTTGGTTGTGCGCTCGATTGGAATCGTACACATTTCACCATGGATGAGGAGTATTACGCTGCTGTAATACGAGTGTTTGTTGAACTGTATAACAAGGGCCAGATATATCGCGGTGTGAAGATGATCAACTGGGACCCGATGGCGAAGACGGCACTTAGTGATGAGGAAGTGATACATAAGCAAACCAACTCTAAGCTTTATTATGTAAGGTATAAGCTTGATGGAGATAAGGAAGAATATATTACAATAGCGACAGTACGTCCTGAAACTATATTGGGGGATACTGCTATTTGTGTGCATCCTGAGGATGAGCGTTATGCTCATTTGAAAGGCCGTAAATGTTATGTGCCTTTAGTGAACAGGGAGATTCCTATCATCTTTGACGACTACATTGATATAGAATTTGGAACGGGTGCTCTTAAGGTAACACCTGCACACGATATCAATGACTATAATCTAGGTCAGAAACACAACCTACAAGTAATTGATACCTTGAATGAGGATGGTACTTTAAGTGAGGCTGCAGGTATGTATGTAGGGCAGGATCGTTTTGTGGTGCGTAAGCAAATAGTAAAGGATCTAGATGCAGCGGGGCATTTAGTAAAGCAAGAAGATTATAGTAACCAAGTAGGTTTCTCTGAGCGTACGGATGCTGTTATTGAACCACGATTATCTATGCAATGGTGGTGCAATATGGAAGAGATGGCTAAACCTGCTTTAGCTAATGTATTGAATGATGAGATACAGTTTCATCCTGCTAAGTTTAAAAACTTGTATCGTCACTGGATGGAGAATATCAAGGATTGGTGTATTAGCCGTCAGCTTTCTTGGGGGCAGCGTATACCTGCTTGGTATGATAGTGAGAATACCATTTATGTGGCTAAAACTGCGGAAGAAGCGCATGAGCAATATAAACAGCAGAAACCCGATTTAGCTGCTGAAAAGCCTGAGCTAAGACAAGAAGATGATGTTTTGGATACATGGTTCAGTAGCTGGTTATGGCCTATGCAAGTATTTGGTTGGAATGAAGATCCTAATAACGAGGAACTCAACTATTATTACCCAACAAAAACTTTAGTTACCGCTCCCGAGATCATTTTCTTCTGGGTGGCGCGTATGGCTATGGCAGGGTATGAATTTTTAGGAAAGAAACCTTTTGATCAAGTATACTTTACAGGCATTGTAAGAGATAAGCAAGGGCGGAAGATGAGTAAACAGTTAGGTAACTCTCCTGACTTGCTTGGATTAATTGAAGATCATGGTGCTGATGCTGTTAGGTTTAGTGTAATGATATCGTCGCCAGCAGGTAACGATTTGTTGTATGATGAGAGTACTCTTGAGCAAGGCCGCAATTTCTCTAATAAAATGTGGAACGCCTTGAAGCTAATAAAGAGCTGGGAAGGCAGAACAGACGATAGTGTTGAAGACGGAGATCTACATTTTGCATTGGATTGGATGGAGCAGCGCATTGCAAAAGCATCACAGCAAATTGCAGAGTTGCTTAAAGACTTTAGGTTGAGTGAAGGTTTGAAGACCATTTATTCCTTGATATGGGATGATTTCTGCTCTTGGTATTTAGAATGGGTAAAACCAGCGCAAGATGAAGCTATATCGCACCATGTTTATCAGCGTACGGTTGATTTGTTTGAAGAGTTATTGCAGCTATTGCATCCATATATGCCTTTCGTTACCGAAGAGATATATCATGCTCTTAGATCTAGAAAGGATGGTAATGACCTAATAGTAAGGCAGCTACCAGTACACGATACTGTGAACGAAGAGATGTTGAAAGAGGGTAGTATGCTACAGCAAATTATTACCAGTATAAGAGATGCTCGTAATAAAAACCAGCTGAAGCCTAAGGATACTATAAAGCTATGGATCGATACGCAGCATAATTCTTTCTATGATTTGGTTCAGGAAATACTACGCAGGCAAATAAATGCAGAGCATATAGGATTTACAGAAGAGGCTAAACAAGGCACGATTTCTGTAGTAGTGGGTACTGATAAGCTATATATCGAAGCTAATGCAGAAGTAGATGTGGCCGTACAGAAAGAGAAGCTACAGAAGGAGTTAGATTACTTGAAAGGGTTTATGATGAGTGTAGAGAAGAAGTTGAGTAATGAACGTTTTGTACAGAATGCTAAACCTGAAGTAGTAGAGATTGAGCGTAGCAAAAAAGCAGATGCAGAAGCAAAGATGAAAGCTATTGAAGAAAGTCTTAGTTTATTGTAA
- the rpmF gene encoding 50S ribosomal protein L32, which produces MPNPKRRQSQQRSAKRRTHYKAVAETWSTDKTSGESHLRHRAHWVEGKLIYKGNVVVDNSPATEEGE; this is translated from the coding sequence ATGCCTAATCCGAAACGTCGACAATCTCAACAGCGTAGTGCTAAACGTCGTACTCACTACAAAGCAGTTGCAGAGACTTGGAGTACAGACAAGACATCAGGTGAATCTCACTTACGTCACCGTGCTCACTGGGTAGAGGGGAAGTTGATCTACAAGGGTAACGTTGTGGTTGACAATTCACCAGCTACTGAAGAAGGAGAATAG